In a single window of the Osmerus eperlanus chromosome 2, fOsmEpe2.1, whole genome shotgun sequence genome:
- the syt5a gene encoding synaptotagmin Va isoform X1 — protein MPLASSVPRARRAAKEEEEPAPPPPPSHHSNHNFMNMKNKFFNELTHMPNHKLKMPMWAIGAIVVVVLALVVCLGFCIYKKCINKGKKPKKVRERKGGRGRRKKDKDGEDGEGGGEKKDGEEEKEQENFGKLEFTLDYSFTDNQLVVGILQAQDLAAMDMGGTSDPYVKVYMLPDKKKKFETKVQRKNLCPVFNETFSFKIAYNDLGGQTLVLQVFDFDRFGKHDVIGEIKIPMNSVDLAQPLHEWRDLVGGEKEEDEKLGDICISLRYVPTSGKLTVNVMEAKNLKKMDVGGLSDPFVKVVLQHQGKRLKKKKTSVKQNTLNPYFNESFSFEIPFSQIQKIQVIITVYDYDKLGSNDAIGKCFIGFGATGVGLRHWSDMLANPRRPVAQWHTLRPEEEVDAALKAPIR, from the exons ATGCCATTGGCCAGTTCTGTTCCACGGGCCCGTCGGGCCgccaaggaggaggaagagcctgccccacccccacctccttcacACCACTCAAACCATAACTTCATGAACATGAAGAACAAGTTCTTTAACGAGCTGACCCACATGCCAA ACCATAAACTGAAAA TGCCCATGTGGGCGATAGGGGCCatcgtggtggtggtgctggcccTGGTGGTGTGCCTGGGCTTCTGCATCTACAAGAAGTGCATCAACAAGGGCAAGAAGCCCAAGAAAgtcagggagaggaagggaggaagaggcaggAGAAAGAAGGACAAGGATGGAGAGGATGGCGAAGGG GGTGGGGagaagaaggatggagaggaagagaaggaacagGAGAACTTTGGAAAACTGGAGTTTACCCTGGACTACAGCTTCACTGACAACCAG CTCGTCGTGGGCATCCTGCAGGCACAGGACCTGGCAGCCATGGACATGGGTGGCACCTCCGATCCCTACGTCAAAGTGTACATGCTCcctgacaagaagaagaagtttGAGACCAAAGTCCAGCGTAAGAACCTCTGTCCCGTCTTCAACGAGACCTTCAGCTTCAAG ATCGCCTACAATGATTTGGGTGGTCAGACTCTGGTCTTACAGGTATTTGACTTTGACCGCTTTGGGAAGCATGACGTGATCGGAGAGATCAAGATCCCCATGAACAGCGTGGACCTGGCACAACCCCTCCACGAATGGAGAGATCTggttggaggagagaaagaggag GATGAGAAGCTGGGTGACATCTGTATTTCGTTGCGTTATGTTCCAACGTCTGGCAAGCTCACCGTCAATGTCATGGAGGCCAAGAACCTAAAGAAGATGGATGTGGGAGGCTTGTCAG atccTTTTGTAAAGGTGGTGTTGCAGCACCAAGGCAAACgtctgaagaagaagaagacgtcAGTGAAACAGAACACTCTGAACCCCTACTTCAACGAGAGCTTCAGCTTCGAGATACCATTCTCTCAGATCCAG AAAATCCAGGTGATAATCACTGTGTACGACTACGACAAGCTGGGCAGCAACGACGCCATTGGGAAGTGTTTCATTGGCTTCGGAGCCACAGGAGTGGGGCTACGCCATTGGTCAGACATGTTGGCCAATCCCAGACGTCCTGTTGCCCAGTGGCATACCCTGCggcctgaggaggaggtggatgctGCCCTGAAGGCACCCATCcgctaa
- the pih1d1 gene encoding PIH1 domain-containing protein 1 isoform X2, producing METDSSLLSSELELQQQEELYQQLLLQTMSKAPTANPDSRVIRPQPGMCIKTVTLPDKHKIFINICQSTSVPPPPALSRDELVELLESEDPGGYRVPMSLGEPHTELDNNSQVCTAYDVVINQEFFQKCQKDPLFQQFLLAVSLEGLENKYNLELSREWKILKNRKFLGSVNEQNIRGKNRPVIEEINTNPDFSLLVEPPVGDPEYLIAEIKLPGVSSSRPLVLDLGEDRLVLNARPSLFHLDIFFPFFIDQESSAAQYNTNTQILTVTMPVVSSERN from the exons ACAATGTCCAAAGCGCCAACTGCAAACCCTGACTCAAGGGTTATTCGACCACAGCCAG GCATGTGTATCAAGACTGTGACACTCCCAGACAAACACAAGATTTTCATCAACATCTGTCAGTCTACCTCAGtccctcccccaccagccctTTCCAGGGATGAGCTAGTGGAGCTGCTTGAATCCGAGGACCCTGGGGGATACAGGGTACCAATGAGTCTTGGAGAGCCTCACACAGAGCTGGACAACA ATTCCCAGGTCTGTACAGCTTATGATGTTGTCATCAATCAAGAGTTCTTTCAAAAGtgccag AAAGATCCACTATTCCAGCAGTTCTTACTAGCAGTGTCTTTAGAGGGACTGGAGAATAAATACAACCTGGAGCTCAGTAGAG AGTGGAAGATTCTAAAGAACAGAAAGTTCTTGGGTTCTGTTAACGAGCAGAACATCCGAGGCAAGAACAGACCTGTCATTGAAGAGATTAACACTAA CCCAGATTTCTCCTTGTTGGTCGAGCCCCCTGTTGGTGATCCAGAGTATTTGATAGCAGAGATTAAACTTCCAGGGGTG TCATCCTCTCGCCCTTTGGTGCTGGATCTAGGAGAGGATAGGCTGGTCCTGAATGCCCgtccttctctctttcatctcgaTATCTTCTTTCCCTTCTTCATTGACCAAGAGAGCAGTGCTGCCCAgtacaacactaacacacag ATTCTTACAGTCACAATGCCAGTGGTATCTTCAGAAAGAAACTAA
- the pih1d1 gene encoding PIH1 domain-containing protein 1 isoform X1 produces the protein METDSSLLSSELELQQQEELYQQLLLQTMSKAPTANPDSRVIRPQPGMCIKTVTLPDKHKIFINICQSTSVPPPPALSRDELVELLESEDPGGYRVPMSLGEPHTELDNNSQVCTAYDVVINQEFFQKCQKDPLFQQFLLAVSLEGLENKYNLELSREWKILKNRKFLGSVNEQNIRGKNRPVIEEINTKDSSEHPAGVTRPDFSLLVEPPVGDPEYLIAEIKLPGVSSSRPLVLDLGEDRLVLNARPSLFHLDIFFPFFIDQESSAAQYNTNTQILTVTMPVVSSERN, from the exons ACAATGTCCAAAGCGCCAACTGCAAACCCTGACTCAAGGGTTATTCGACCACAGCCAG GCATGTGTATCAAGACTGTGACACTCCCAGACAAACACAAGATTTTCATCAACATCTGTCAGTCTACCTCAGtccctcccccaccagccctTTCCAGGGATGAGCTAGTGGAGCTGCTTGAATCCGAGGACCCTGGGGGATACAGGGTACCAATGAGTCTTGGAGAGCCTCACACAGAGCTGGACAACA ATTCCCAGGTCTGTACAGCTTATGATGTTGTCATCAATCAAGAGTTCTTTCAAAAGtgccag AAAGATCCACTATTCCAGCAGTTCTTACTAGCAGTGTCTTTAGAGGGACTGGAGAATAAATACAACCTGGAGCTCAGTAGAG AGTGGAAGATTCTAAAGAACAGAAAGTTCTTGGGTTCTGTTAACGAGCAGAACATCCGAGGCAAGAACAGACCTGTCATTGAAGAGATTAACACTAA gGACTCTTCTGAGCATCCTGCTGGAGTCACACG CCCAGATTTCTCCTTGTTGGTCGAGCCCCCTGTTGGTGATCCAGAGTATTTGATAGCAGAGATTAAACTTCCAGGGGTG TCATCCTCTCGCCCTTTGGTGCTGGATCTAGGAGAGGATAGGCTGGTCCTGAATGCCCgtccttctctctttcatctcgaTATCTTCTTTCCCTTCTTCATTGACCAAGAGAGCAGTGCTGCCCAgtacaacactaacacacag ATTCTTACAGTCACAATGCCAGTGGTATCTTCAGAAAGAAACTAA
- the syt5a gene encoding synaptotagmin Va isoform X2: MPLASSVPRARRAAKEEEEPAPPPPPSHHSNHNFMNMKNKFFNELTHMPMPMWAIGAIVVVVLALVVCLGFCIYKKCINKGKKPKKVRERKGGRGRRKKDKDGEDGEGGGEKKDGEEEKEQENFGKLEFTLDYSFTDNQLVVGILQAQDLAAMDMGGTSDPYVKVYMLPDKKKKFETKVQRKNLCPVFNETFSFKIAYNDLGGQTLVLQVFDFDRFGKHDVIGEIKIPMNSVDLAQPLHEWRDLVGGEKEEDEKLGDICISLRYVPTSGKLTVNVMEAKNLKKMDVGGLSDPFVKVVLQHQGKRLKKKKTSVKQNTLNPYFNESFSFEIPFSQIQKIQVIITVYDYDKLGSNDAIGKCFIGFGATGVGLRHWSDMLANPRRPVAQWHTLRPEEEVDAALKAPIR, encoded by the exons ATGCCATTGGCCAGTTCTGTTCCACGGGCCCGTCGGGCCgccaaggaggaggaagagcctgccccacccccacctccttcacACCACTCAAACCATAACTTCATGAACATGAAGAACAAGTTCTTTAACGAGCTGACCCACATGCCAA TGCCCATGTGGGCGATAGGGGCCatcgtggtggtggtgctggcccTGGTGGTGTGCCTGGGCTTCTGCATCTACAAGAAGTGCATCAACAAGGGCAAGAAGCCCAAGAAAgtcagggagaggaagggaggaagaggcaggAGAAAGAAGGACAAGGATGGAGAGGATGGCGAAGGG GGTGGGGagaagaaggatggagaggaagagaaggaacagGAGAACTTTGGAAAACTGGAGTTTACCCTGGACTACAGCTTCACTGACAACCAG CTCGTCGTGGGCATCCTGCAGGCACAGGACCTGGCAGCCATGGACATGGGTGGCACCTCCGATCCCTACGTCAAAGTGTACATGCTCcctgacaagaagaagaagtttGAGACCAAAGTCCAGCGTAAGAACCTCTGTCCCGTCTTCAACGAGACCTTCAGCTTCAAG ATCGCCTACAATGATTTGGGTGGTCAGACTCTGGTCTTACAGGTATTTGACTTTGACCGCTTTGGGAAGCATGACGTGATCGGAGAGATCAAGATCCCCATGAACAGCGTGGACCTGGCACAACCCCTCCACGAATGGAGAGATCTggttggaggagagaaagaggag GATGAGAAGCTGGGTGACATCTGTATTTCGTTGCGTTATGTTCCAACGTCTGGCAAGCTCACCGTCAATGTCATGGAGGCCAAGAACCTAAAGAAGATGGATGTGGGAGGCTTGTCAG atccTTTTGTAAAGGTGGTGTTGCAGCACCAAGGCAAACgtctgaagaagaagaagacgtcAGTGAAACAGAACACTCTGAACCCCTACTTCAACGAGAGCTTCAGCTTCGAGATACCATTCTCTCAGATCCAG AAAATCCAGGTGATAATCACTGTGTACGACTACGACAAGCTGGGCAGCAACGACGCCATTGGGAAGTGTTTCATTGGCTTCGGAGCCACAGGAGTGGGGCTACGCCATTGGTCAGACATGTTGGCCAATCCCAGACGTCCTGTTGCCCAGTGGCATACCCTGCggcctgaggaggaggtggatgctGCCCTGAAGGCACCCATCcgctaa
- the tnnt1 gene encoding troponin T, slow skeletal muscle: MSVCLNNSILCQSVFLFSVSGEPHLALVMSDAEEEYEEHAEEPEETEEQEAELDPEEDESEQPEEDGEDQQDYQEQEDQEEEERPKPKPMVPQLAPPKIPEGDRVDFDDIHRKRMEKDLLELQTLIDVHFEQRKKEEEELIGLKDRIEGRRSERAEVQRVRAEKERDRQTRIAEERQRKEDEEAKKKADDDAKKKKVLSNMGANFGGFLAKAEQRRGKRLTGREIKKKTLAERRNPLVLENMREDSLKQRAQEMWNCIYELESDKFDYIDHMKKQKYEITVLLNRITSAQKFKKGHGKGKVGGRWK; the protein is encoded by the exons atgtctgtctgtctcaacaATAGCattctctgtcagtctgtctttctcttttctgtgtCAGGGGAACCACACCTTGCTCTAG TCATGTCAGATGCAGAGGAGGAATATGA GGAGCATGCAGAAG agccagaggagacagaggaacaggaagcagaGCTGGATCCTGAGGAAGACGAGTCAGAGCAGccggaggaggatggagaag ACCAACAAGATTATCAAG AGCAGGAAGATCAGGAGGAAG AAGAGCGCCCCAAACCCAA GCCTATGGTGCCTCAGTTAGCCCCCCCTAAGATTCcggagggggacagggttgaCTTTGAT GACATCCATAGGAAGAGGATGGAAAAAGACCTGCTGGAGCTGCAGACGTTAATTGACGTCCACTTTGAGcaaaggaagaaagaggaggaagagctgATTGGGCTGAAGGATCGAATT GAGGGGCGCCggtcagagagagcagaggtgcAGAGGGTTcgagcagagaaggagagagacaggcagaccagGATTGCG GAAGAACGACAAAGgaaagaggatgaggaggctAAAAAGAAGGCAGATGATGatgcaaagaagaagaaagttcTCTCTAACATGGGAGCTAACTTTGGAGGCTTCTTGGCAAAG gcagagcagaggagggggaagcgCCTTACAGGAAGAGAGATCAAGAAGAAAACGTTGGCTGAGAGGCGCAATCCACTGGTGCTAGAAAACATGAGGGAGGACAGCCTGAA GCAACGTGCTCAAGAGATGTGGAACTGCATCTATGAGCTGGAGTCTGACAAGTTTGACTACATTGACCACATGAAGAAACAGAAATATGAG ATTACTGTTCTCCTCAATAGAATCACCAGCGCCCAGAAATT TAAAAAGGGCCATGGAAAGGGGAAGGTGGGTGGTCGTTGGAAGTAG